Proteins found in one Aspergillus puulaauensis MK2 DNA, chromosome 8, nearly complete sequence genomic segment:
- a CDS encoding putative cell wall organization protein/glutathione transferase (Gto3) (COG:O;~EggNog:ENOG410PH9N;~InterPro:IPR036249,IPR040079,IPR036282,IPR004045, IPR016639;~PFAM:PF13409,PF13410;~go_function: GO:0004364 - glutathione transferase activity [Evidence IEA];~go_function: GO:0005515 - protein binding [Evidence IEA];~go_process: GO:0006749 - glutathione metabolic process [Evidence IEA]), with protein MSQANPHHEPGTADGWHGTITPTGPFKPQPGRYHLYIGLFCPFAHRVNFVRHLKGLTDIIDMSVVMPYPKGDSKGWPGWRFPASNDEYPNATVDKLFGEDYMHKVYFKADPEYKGRYSVPVLWDRETGTIVCNESLELLRWLPSAFNDFIPESKASIDLYPPHLRDKIDSLSSWVLPNICRGVYKSGFAPSQEEYDENVVPLFGSLNKLEKIVSANGGPFILGSEMTELDITVYATLVRFDTVYVQHFKCNLGTIRHDDPVLNNWLKGVYWGVQAARDSTDFKHIKENYTKSHYDINPKAITPMGPFPDVEDGVEQDWGKLRVGEVRHPAVLEFERTLKDA; from the exons ATGTCTCAAGCAAACCCCCACCATGAACCCGGCACAGCCGATGGCTGGCACGGCACAATCACCCCAACCGGGCCCTTTAAGCCCCAGCCCGGCCGCTACCACCTGTACATCGGCCTCTTCTGCCCCTTTGCGCACCGGGTGAACTTCGTCCGACATCTCAAAGGGCTAACTGACATTATCGATATGAGCGTCGTCATGCCCTACCCAAAGGGCGATTCAAAGGGATGGCCTGGGTGGAGATTCCCCGCTTCCAACGACGAGTATCCCAATGCCACGGTGGATAAGCTCTTCGGCGAGGACTACATGcataaagtttattttaaGGCTGACCCGGAGTATAAGGGAAGGTATTCAGTGCCGGTGCTGTGGGATCGGGAGACTGGGACGATTGTTTGTAAT GAAAGCCTCGAACTGCTCCGCTGGCTCCCATCGGCATTCAACGACTTTATTCCGGAGTCAAAGGCCTCAATCGACCTATACCCACCGCATCTCCGTGACAAAATCGACTCCTTGAGCTCCTGGGTCCTGCCTAACATCTGCAGAGGCGTGTACAAGTCTGGCTTCGCCCCGTCACAAGAGGAGTACGATGAAAACGTCGTCCCACTCTTCGGATCACTCAACAAACTAGAGAAGATCGTCTCGGCTAATGGCGGGCCCTTCATACTGGGTTCGGAGATGACGGAGCTAGATATCACTGTCTACGCGACGCTCGTCCGGTTCGACACCGTTTATGTCCAGCATTTCAAGTGTAATCTGGGTACAATTAGACATGATGACCCGGTTTTGAATAACTGGCTTAAGGGTGTTTATTGGGGAGTTCAGGCTGCGAGAGACTCGACAGATTTTAAGCATATTAAAGAGAAT TATACGAAGAGTCATTACGACATTAACCCAAAGGCCATTACTCCAATGGGACCCTTTCCGGATGTggaggatggtgttgagCAGGATTGGGGGAAGCtgagagttggagaagtgAGACATCCGGCGGTTTTGGAGTTTGAGCGCACATTGAAGGACGCCTAG